The proteins below come from a single Cryptosporangium aurantiacum genomic window:
- a CDS encoding M24 family metallopeptidase: MTQAPYRPWPRRSPAVDAEDLRSRLERATGEAARSGFDGILATPGPDLRYLCGYTPASGADRLTVLVLSPGQDPTLVVPRRDERAAAASPAAAALTVVAWDDTDGPYRPLSDLLDPAGVYAVSDSAWARHLLGIERVAPAVVFHPVSEALPMLRALKGEEEVAQLEMAAAAVDFAYADVVQGRFAGRTEQEVTADLARCLYGRGHSRVDAAVATGPSGADPLHTPGHRPIQFGDAVVLRLGGVVDGYRADLVRTVSVGPPSPELHRFHDAVYRAQQAATDAVRPGVPGQDIERAARRVLLDAGHAKAHCAAHGVGLTADEPPWPVEGDVQPLNVGMCFAFEVGVHLTGRFGVRLGDVVTVTRAGRRVLNRAPHELAVVY; this comes from the coding sequence ATGACGCAAGCGCCGTACCGGCCCTGGCCGAGGCGCTCCCCGGCCGTCGACGCGGAGGATCTCCGCAGCCGTCTGGAGCGTGCCACCGGGGAGGCCGCCCGCTCCGGCTTCGACGGGATCCTGGCGACACCCGGGCCCGACCTCCGCTACCTGTGCGGGTACACGCCCGCGTCGGGCGCCGACCGGCTGACCGTCCTGGTCCTGTCGCCCGGCCAGGACCCGACGCTGGTCGTGCCCCGTCGGGACGAGCGGGCCGCCGCGGCGTCGCCGGCCGCGGCGGCCCTCACTGTCGTTGCCTGGGACGACACGGACGGCCCGTACCGGCCCCTGAGCGACCTGCTGGACCCGGCGGGCGTCTACGCGGTGTCGGACTCGGCCTGGGCGCGTCACCTGCTCGGCATCGAGCGCGTCGCACCGGCGGTCGTCTTCCACCCGGTCTCCGAGGCGTTGCCGATGCTGCGCGCGCTGAAGGGTGAGGAGGAGGTGGCGCAGTTGGAGATGGCTGCGGCCGCCGTCGACTTCGCGTACGCGGACGTCGTGCAGGGGCGCTTCGCCGGCCGCACCGAGCAGGAGGTGACCGCCGACCTCGCCCGATGCCTGTACGGACGCGGTCACTCCCGGGTGGACGCCGCAGTGGCCACCGGTCCGTCCGGTGCCGATCCGCTGCACACTCCCGGCCACCGGCCGATCCAGTTCGGTGACGCGGTCGTGCTGCGTCTCGGCGGCGTCGTCGACGGGTACCGCGCGGACCTCGTCCGGACCGTCAGCGTCGGGCCGCCGAGCCCGGAGCTGCACCGGTTCCACGACGCCGTGTACCGCGCTCAGCAGGCAGCGACCGACGCGGTCCGGCCCGGCGTGCCCGGCCAGGACATCGAGCGGGCCGCGCGGCGGGTACTGCTCGACGCCGGGCACGCGAAGGCCCACTGCGCCGCGCACGGCGTCGGCCTCACTGCCGACGAGCCGCCGTGGCCGGTCGAGGGCGACGTCCAGCCGCTCAACGTCGGCATGTGTTTCGCGTTCGAGGTCGGCGTCCACCTGACCGGCCGGTTCGGCGTCCGGCTCGGGGACGTCGTCACCGTGACCCGGGCGGGCCGACGCGTGCTGAATCGGGCGCCGCACGAGCTCGCGGTCGTGTACTGA
- a CDS encoding potassium channel family protein, producing the protein MTPVRATLLRSAGTTTLLFAVYYAAPGFSARTSWSAIVLVAVGTVGVAAVLAWQTRVIARSETPRLRAIDALAVSAPLFLVTFATAYHVLSGVDPESFTERLSRHDALYLTITVFSTTGFGDIAPVSAPARLLASVQMIGNMIFLGLGIRVLVTAAQIGAKGPPRFPSDDRVDTSG; encoded by the coding sequence ATGACGCCGGTCCGCGCCACGCTGCTGCGGTCGGCGGGCACGACGACGCTGCTGTTCGCCGTGTACTACGCCGCTCCGGGATTCTCGGCGCGCACGAGTTGGAGCGCGATCGTGCTGGTCGCGGTCGGAACCGTCGGAGTGGCCGCCGTTCTGGCCTGGCAGACCCGCGTGATCGCGCGCTCGGAGACACCGCGGCTGCGGGCGATCGACGCGTTGGCCGTCTCGGCGCCGTTGTTCCTGGTGACGTTCGCGACCGCGTACCACGTCCTGTCCGGGGTGGACCCGGAGAGCTTCACCGAGCGGCTGTCCCGCCACGACGCCCTGTATCTGACGATCACCGTGTTCTCGACGACGGGATTCGGGGACATCGCCCCGGTCAGTGCCCCCGCGCGGCTGCTCGCATCGGTGCAGATGATCGGCAACATGATCTTCCTGGGGCTCGGGATCAGGGTGCTGGTGACGGCCGCCCAGATCGGGGCGAAGGGCCCACCGCGCTTTCCGTCCGATGACCGGGTCGACACGTCCGGGTGA
- a CDS encoding MFS transporter has protein sequence MSGAENVAAAPSRPAARSLLLVTCLSTLVVNANTSAVSILLPAISRDVDAPLSTLQWAVTGYSLVGAAVIVTAGVLGDLLGRRRVFLWGLALFIASCVWIALSANGVGIVLGRAVQGAAGSTIIACGLTLLTLGTAGSGRVGAISLWGAASAVGAAAGPLIGGALAELSGWQGLFWLDAALAAICIPITLRAVAESRDAGRSGKLDITGSVLIAAVLAPFVLAVTKGGDWGWASPATLGSFLVSIVAAVAFFYAERRAESPLVAPELLRNRLLMAGTLGILIGAGTVNALGYLVSLYFQDPATLGMSPMGAGLATLPLTVTLVLVSPTVVGLARRLGTRVVVGAGFAISTVGFVLLVPVDPGWGYALFVVPLVAVAAGLGLSNGPCSSLATSAVPESEVGAGSGISNMARYIGASVLVAVVAAVYGNAAPAADADHATSVADQFSRANAVLAVISALGVALAVLAARHRPERTHPADYAAAAVSSAHTMPSQAMLRRDRF, from the coding sequence ATGTCCGGTGCCGAGAACGTGGCCGCCGCGCCGAGCCGCCCCGCGGCCCGCAGTCTGCTCCTCGTCACGTGCCTGTCGACGCTGGTCGTGAACGCGAACACGTCGGCGGTGTCGATCCTGCTCCCGGCGATCAGCCGGGACGTCGACGCGCCACTGTCGACGCTGCAGTGGGCGGTGACCGGCTACAGCCTGGTCGGCGCCGCGGTGATCGTCACCGCGGGCGTCCTCGGCGACCTGCTCGGCCGCCGCCGGGTGTTCCTCTGGGGGCTGGCGCTGTTCATCGCGTCGTGCGTCTGGATCGCGTTGTCCGCGAACGGGGTCGGCATCGTGCTCGGCCGCGCGGTCCAGGGCGCCGCGGGCTCGACGATCATCGCCTGCGGGCTCACGCTGCTGACGCTCGGCACCGCGGGCTCCGGCCGGGTCGGAGCGATCTCGCTGTGGGGTGCGGCGTCCGCGGTCGGTGCCGCCGCCGGGCCGCTGATCGGCGGTGCGCTGGCCGAGCTGTCCGGCTGGCAAGGCCTGTTCTGGTTGGACGCCGCGCTCGCCGCGATCTGCATCCCGATCACGCTGCGGGCGGTCGCCGAGTCCCGGGACGCCGGCCGCTCCGGCAAGCTCGACATCACCGGTTCGGTGCTGATCGCCGCGGTGCTCGCGCCGTTCGTCCTCGCCGTGACCAAGGGCGGCGACTGGGGCTGGGCCTCACCGGCGACGCTCGGCTCGTTCCTCGTCAGCATCGTCGCGGCGGTCGCGTTCTTCTACGCGGAGCGGCGGGCGGAGTCGCCGCTGGTGGCGCCGGAGCTGCTCCGCAACCGGCTGCTGATGGCAGGCACGCTGGGCATCCTGATCGGCGCCGGGACCGTCAACGCGCTCGGGTACCTGGTGAGCCTGTATTTCCAGGACCCGGCGACGCTCGGGATGAGCCCGATGGGCGCCGGCCTGGCCACGCTCCCGCTCACCGTGACGCTCGTGCTCGTGTCGCCGACCGTGGTCGGCCTGGCCCGGCGTCTGGGCACCCGGGTCGTCGTCGGCGCCGGCTTCGCGATCAGCACGGTGGGGTTCGTGCTGCTCGTCCCGGTCGACCCCGGATGGGGGTACGCGCTATTCGTCGTGCCGCTGGTCGCGGTCGCGGCCGGGCTCGGTCTCTCCAACGGCCCGTGCTCCTCGCTGGCGACCAGCGCGGTGCCGGAGAGCGAGGTGGGCGCGGGATCGGGCATCTCGAACATGGCCCGCTACATCGGCGCCTCGGTGCTGGTCGCGGTCGTCGCGGCGGTCTACGGGAACGCCGCACCCGCCGCCGACGCCGACCACGCCACGTCGGTGGCGGACCAGTTCTCCCGGGCCAACGCCGTCCTCGCGGTGATCTCCGCGCTGGGCGTGGCGCTCGCGGTGCTGGCCGCACGGCATCGCCCGGAGCGGACCCACCCGGCGGACTACGCGGCCGCCGCCGTCTCGTCCGCGCACACGATGCCCAGCCAGGCGATGCTGCGGCGCGACCGGTTCTGA